In Mercenaria mercenaria strain notata chromosome 13, MADL_Memer_1, whole genome shotgun sequence, a single window of DNA contains:
- the LOC123529170 gene encoding uncharacterized protein LOC123529170, producing MNMNIYFTLFMICLMTRLQKCITGNVNTSHDDVIRRRIEQFIERCPETSTCSQYAKGLPEGAHRLYNHKPCCQACSCSDDCGFNCCPDRSGKLETEEALYNASRIVRCIDSQHRRYDPNKHNGLSYRMVSDCPYHYRDTDIQTKCRREYSDISFDVPLRYILPVFDNLTNLNYKNIYCAQCHNVELKRLEFASLNYECYASHRFTVNEGLTYIRDLSANLDSNGSDRCNILFTPYKGNACNRNFIDRCNLTGQWFIYDRETETSCLSYTSVYTDKFKNIHCYICNGFKETDIEYSCQTDYASDIEGYFITIIDFSRPPDADVYQNVFEINEIDVNNSCHPNSIYDTEKRSEWNLQCPVGMTLSKWYMMCQPKETSQILSISLEISLIPDPHSRTKDSLQNILLYLTKQIKDKTELLVTKDVSFGRIQGAIHFKEDFRLKLESNKQISLRFIRSIDVRIEIMMNKANHVRLFETVLDFTLVFTKLLRYGNFVANFRQFDSEVYDKQHHSYKCWRDSSLPEVKLCMHEPDQTSDTFSFYILNDTIKSMSSIGGLNIEPEPFCPRVVIPKLSFADDINICNESKHLASILTDVFVSKALRENSTHLFFCHEDYFQHITNLPTNTYHVKDEEISSPDINLSTIMYMAISCLSVSLLSLIFTLIVYSVFKDLRTLPGMNNMALVTSLFAFQTMSLVNTITDIKISWLCSFFAIVTHFSFVKSFSWMFICTYHMLKVFMNVRNRAVPRNDSLTFTMYTIFTTSVATVAVVATVITADVQSSGNDIGYGGYGCYIKNPVMVMCAAAIPAAIIIVLNLGMFCITVFKISKHPSMSSAGATERSNIAIFAKLSTLTGLTWIFGFMFVFTKVNAFAYIFVTLNAGQGLFIMLSFVCNRRVLRLIHSKFSEQTAASQSLSIRVGNTE from the exons atgaatatgaatatatatttcacattatttatgATTTGCTTGATGACACGTTTACAGAAGTGTATAACTGGAAATGTAAATACTTCTCACGATGACGTTATCCGACGAAGAATTGAGCAGTTTATTGAGCGCTGTCCAGAAACTAGTACATGTTCTCAGTACGCCAAAGGACTTCCAGAGGGAGCGCACCGGTTATATAATCATAAACCATGCTGCCAAGCATGTAGCTGTAGTGACGACTGTGGTTTCAATTGTTGTCCGGACCGTTCAGGAAAATTGGAGACGGAAGAAGCTCTCTACAACGCCAGTAGAATTGTACGCTGTATTGACTCCCAACATAGAAGATATGATCCTAATAAACACAATGGATTATCGTACAGGATGGTATCAGACTGTCCATACCATTACCGTGATACCGACATACAAACCAAATGTAGACGGGAATACAGTGACATTTCGTTTGATGTTCCTTTACGTTACATTTTGCCTGTTTTCGATAATCTGACaaatttgaattataaaaatatttactgcGCACAGTGTCACAATGTAGAATTGAAACGATTAGAGTTTGCAAGTCTGAACTATGAATGTTATGCATCACACAGATTTACAGTTAATGAAGGATTAACTTATATCCGCGACCTATCGGCAAACCTAGATTCTAATGGTAGTGACCgttgcaatattttgtttacaccaTATAAAGGGAATGCATGCAACAGAAATTTCATTGATCGTTGCAATTTGACAGGACAATGGTTTATATATGATCGAGAAACTGAGACATCCTGCTTGTCCTATACATCAGTATATACAGACAAGTTCAAAAACATTCATTGTTATATCTGCAATGGCTTTAAAGAAACGGATATAGAATATTCATGTCAAACTGATTATGCAAGTGACATAGAGGGGTATTTCATCACGATTATAGATTTTTCCAGACCACCCGATGCAGACGTCTATCAAAACGTATTTGAAATTAACGAAATAGATGTTAACAACTCTTGTCATCCGAATAGTATTTATGATACCGAGAAG agatcaGAATGGAATCTGCAATGTCCTGTCGGAATGACATTAAGTAAATGGTATATGATGTGCCAACCAAAAGAAACTTCCCAGATTTTATCGATATCTCTCGAAATATCGCTTATTCCTGATCCACATAGCCGGACGAAGGATTCCCTACAAAACATTCTTCTATATTTGACgaaacaaataaaagacaaaacaGAATTACTTGTTACAAAGGATGTTTCGTTTGGGCGCATACAAGGGGCTATTCATTTCAAAGAAGATTTTAGACTCAAACTTgagtcaaacaaacaaataagccTGAGGTTTATACGATCAATTGATGTCCGAATAGAGATAATGATGAACAAAGCAAATCATGTTCGCTTGTTTGAAACGGTGCTTGACTTTACACTTGTGTTTACAAAACTATTAAGATATGGCAACTTTGTAGCAAATTTCAGACAATTCGATTCAGAAGTCTATGATAAGCAACACCATTCCTATAAATGTTGGCGAGATAGCAGTCTACCAGAAGTAAAGTTATGTATGCACGAGCCTGACCAGACAAGCGACACTTTCAGTTTTTATATACTCAATGACACGATTAAGAGTATGTCTTCTATTGGCGGACTTAATATAGAACCCGAGCCGTTCTGTCCTAGAGTTGTTATACCTAAATTATCATTTGCAGACGACATAAACATTTGTAACGAGTCAAAACATCTTGCGAGTATTCTTACTGATGTATTTGTATCTAAGGCCCTCCGTGAAAATAGTACACATCTGTTTTTCTGCCATGAAGATTATTTTCAGCATATTACTAACTTACCAACAAATACTTATCACGTTAAAGATGAGGAAATATCGTCACCGGATATAAATTTATCGACTATTATGTATATGGCAATTTCGTGTTTAAGCGTTTCTCTTCTATCACTCATTTTTACCTTGATAGTTTATTCCGTTTTCAAAGATTTGCGCACTTTACCTGGCATGAACAATATGGCGTTAGTTACAAGTCTGTTCGcctttcagacaatgtctttagTAAACACTATAacagacataaaaatatcatgGCTGTGTAGTTTCTTTGCAATAGttacacatttttcttttgtgaaatcatttagttgGATGTTCATATGCACCTATCATATGCTGAAAGTATTCATGAATGTTAGGAATCGGGCAGTTCCTCGGAATGATTCTTTAACTTTCACCATGTACACGATCTTTACAACTAGTGTTGCCACAGTAGCTGTTGTCGCCACAGTAATAACAGCCGACGTGCAATCAAGTGGGAATGACATTGGTTACGGGGGATATGGTTGTTACATAAAGAATCCTGTTATGGtcatgtgtgctgcggccatacCAGCTGCCATAATTATTGTTCTCAATCTAGGCATGTTCTGTATCACTGTTTTCAAGATAAGCAAACATCCGAGCATGTCTTCTGCTGGGGCAACTGAGCGCTCAAACATTGCAATATTTGCAAAGCTGTCGACACTTACGGGCCTGACATGGATCTTTGGTTTTATGTTCGTGTTCACCAAAGTTAACGCGTTTGCATATATATTTGTTACGCTAAATGCTGGCCAGGGTTTGTTCATTATGCTCTCCTTCGTTTGTAATAGAAGAGTGCTGCGTCTAATACACAGCAAATTCTCAGAGCAAACAGCGGCGTCACAAAGTTTAAGCATTCGTGTTGGAAATACGGAATAA